TGGTGCAGGTGGTCACCCCGCAGGGAAAGGTCGTGGCCGCCAGCGACGCCGTCCGCGGACGTCCCGCGCTCGCGACCGCCGACCTGGCGAGGGGCGAACTGCTGATCGACCAGCGGGTCTGCCCCCGTTTCCCGAAGGGGTGCGTGTGGGCGTTCGGCCTCCGCATCCGCACGTCCCCGTGGGGCCCCGACGTGATGGTCATCGCCGCCGACCCGCTGCCCGGGCTGCTCAACGTGTGGCTGCTGCCCCTCGCCCTCTTCGGCCTGCTGGTCGCGCTGCTCAGCCTGATCGCGTGGTGGACGTGGCACACGATCGGGCAGGCGTTCGTCCCGGTCGACATCATCCGCTCCGAGATGGCCGACCTGGACGCGCGGGGCCTGGACCACCGGGTCCCCGTCCCGCAGGCCGGCGGGGGGATCCAGAGCCTCGCCGAGAGGGTCAACGCCACCCTGGACCGCCTGGAGGAGGCGGTGACCCGGGAGCGCCGCTTCGTCTCCGACGCCTCCCACGACCTGCGCAACCCGATCACGGGCCTCCAGACGCGCCTGGAGGTCGCCCTCGGGGAGCCGGACGACGCCGACTGGAAGCCGATGGTCCGCGGCGCGCTCCGCGACACGCGGCGCCTGAACGACATCGTCGCCGACCTCCTGGAGCTGTCCCGGCTCGACGCCCGGACCCCGAAGCCCGTGGAACCGGTCGACCTCGCCGCCCTGGTCCGCCGGGAGGTCGGCCTGCGGGCCGGCGACGCGCCGATCACGACGCGGCTGGAGCCCGGTGTGGTCGTGCGCGCGAACCCGGTGCGGCTGAGCCGGGTGCTCGGCAACCTGCTGGGCAACGCCGAACGGCACGCCGAGTCGCGGATCGAGGTGACCGTGGCGCGCGACGGCGGCGACGCGGTCCTGGAGGTCCTCGACGACGGCTCCGGCGTCCCCGAGGAGGCCCGCGAACGCGTCTTCGAGCGCTTCGCCCGCCTGAGCGAGTCGCGCGCCCGGGACCCCCAGGGGACCGGGCTCGGGCTGCCCATCGCCCGCGAGATCGCCGAGATCTACGGCGGCTCCCTGCGCATCGCCGACTCCCCCGCGGGCGCCCGGTTCGTCCTCCGGCTCCCGCTGATCACGGGCGACGGACCGCCTCGATGACGGCCGACAGCCCGTCCGTGCCGTGACCGGCGTCCACGGCGCGCCAGAACAGCTCCCGCAGGGCGGTCGGGCCCGCGGCGTCGATCCCCGCTTCGCGGGCGGCCTCCACGACGTGGTCGGCGCCGACGGCCTGCATCCGCAGGGTGTTGTCCGCGCCCGGGTAGACGCCGGCCTCCATCTCTTCCGTGAGCTGATTCAGGAAGCCCATCGGCCCATCGCCGGCCAGCTCGGTCAGCAGGGACGCGGCGAACGGACGGAATTCCTGGGCGGACACGCCCGCGGTGCCCAGCAAGGCCACGGCGTGCATGTAGGCGGTAAGGGTCGACCAGAAGACGTAGATCTGGGACTGGTAGTAGAGCATCGACAGACCCGGGTCCTCGCCGACGAACGTGACGTCTCCCAGTTCGCCCAAGGCCTCGCGGTGGGGTTCCAATGCCCCCTCTGGGCCGCTGTAGAAGACGTACGCGCCCGGCTGGCCGATGCCCGGCGGAGGCACCATGACGCCCCCGGTGAGCAGGGCGCCGCCCCGCTCGGACACCCATTCGCCCGCCCGGCGCAGCTCACCAGGGCTGCCTGAGCTGAGGTTGACGATGACGCGCCCCTTCAGGTCCGCGCCGTCGAGCGAGTCGTACATCGCCTTGTAGTCGGTCTGGCTCACGACGACCAGCTCGGAGGCCGCGAGGGCCTCGGCGGCGGTGGGGGCGAGGGTCGCGCCGTCCTTCACCAGGGGGGCGGCCTTGGACGGCGTCCGGTTCCAGACGGTGGTCGGATGGCCGTTCTCCAGGAACGTCCTGGCCATCGCCGCGCCCATGGGCCCGAGTCCGATGACGATCACCGGGGTCTTCATATGTCCTCCTGGGATGTGTGTTTCCTCCACACTCGTCCCGACCGCTACGGATGTGCTGCGGGTCCGTCCGTAGCGGTGGCTACGCTGGAGGCCGTGCGTTTCGGGGTGCTGGGGCCGCTCGCGGTGTGGACGGACGCCGGGGCGCCCGTGCGCGTGCCGGAGGTGAAGGTCCGCACGCTGCTCGCCGTCCTGCTCACCCGGCCCGGAGAGCCCGTGTCCGTCGACCGGCTGATCGACGCGTTGTGGGGCGACCGGCCGCCCCGCAACCCGATCGGAACGCTCCAGGCCCGCGTCTCGCAGCTCCGCAGGGCGCTGGAGGAGGGCGAGCCGGGCGGCCGGGGCCTCGTCGCCGCCCGCCCGCCCGGGTACGCGCTCGACGCCGGTCCGGACGCGGTCGACGCCGCGCGGTTCGCGGCGGCGCTCGGCCGCGAGGCCGCCGATCCCCTCGCCCGCAAGCGGATGCTCGGCGACGCGCTCGCGCTGTGGCGCGGCCCCGCCTTCGCCGACTTCGCCGACGCCGAGTTCGCCCGCACCGCGATCATCGAGTTGGAGGAGGGGCGGCTCGTCGCGCTGGAGCG
The sequence above is a segment of the Actinomadura coerulea genome. Coding sequences within it:
- a CDS encoding NAD(P)-dependent oxidoreductase encodes the protein MKTPVIVIGLGPMGAAMARTFLENGHPTTVWNRTPSKAAPLVKDGATLAPTAAEALAASELVVVSQTDYKAMYDSLDGADLKGRVIVNLSSGSPGELRRAGEWVSERGGALLTGGVMVPPPGIGQPGAYVFYSGPEGALEPHREALGELGDVTFVGEDPGLSMLYYQSQIYVFWSTLTAYMHAVALLGTAGVSAQEFRPFAASLLTELAGDGPMGFLNQLTEEMEAGVYPGADNTLRMQAVGADHVVEAAREAGIDAAGPTALRELFWRAVDAGHGTDGLSAVIEAVRRP
- a CDS encoding ATP-binding protein yields the protein MTTGRRVPARRWGRRLLFSVRGRATLITVAVSALILALALVLMLLLARDWAENRVGRLTERTAERIAFDLSRGRNPGIIDVRPDEAQMVQVVTPQGKVVAASDAVRGRPALATADLARGELLIDQRVCPRFPKGCVWAFGLRIRTSPWGPDVMVIAADPLPGLLNVWLLPLALFGLLVALLSLIAWWTWHTIGQAFVPVDIIRSEMADLDARGLDHRVPVPQAGGGIQSLAERVNATLDRLEEAVTRERRFVSDASHDLRNPITGLQTRLEVALGEPDDADWKPMVRGALRDTRRLNDIVADLLELSRLDARTPKPVEPVDLAALVRREVGLRAGDAPITTRLEPGVVVRANPVRLSRVLGNLLGNAERHAESRIEVTVARDGGDAVLEVLDDGSGVPEEARERVFERFARLSESRARDPQGTGLGLPIAREIAEIYGGSLRIADSPAGARFVLRLPLITGDGPPR